In one Trichlorobacter lovleyi SZ genomic region, the following are encoded:
- the narJ gene encoding nitrate reductase molybdenum cofactor assembly chaperone, whose translation MSTTDVYQALAAMIAYPRDRQELLDSYAVVARHLQERGLTLPTAPFGETVTSSSLAELQEAYVALFDFNAALAPYLGHHLYGDNQKKGTYLIGLKGEFRRFDFTPASNELPDHLEILLRFLAHLEQHERPAFLRSQMLAGLHKLEQAFAQRSDCPWAYTIAATGAICAADCEEVTSC comes from the coding sequence ATGAGCACAACCGACGTGTATCAGGCATTAGCCGCCATGATCGCCTATCCCCGTGACCGGCAGGAACTGCTGGACAGCTACGCCGTGGTTGCCCGTCATCTGCAGGAGCGGGGACTGACGCTGCCGACGGCCCCGTTTGGTGAGACCGTGACCAGCTCATCGCTGGCTGAACTGCAGGAGGCCTATGTGGCGCTGTTCGATTTCAATGCCGCCTTGGCCCCCTACCTGGGGCATCACCTCTATGGCGACAACCAGAAGAAAGGGACCTACCTTATCGGCCTGAAGGGCGAGTTCCGGCGCTTCGACTTTACGCCAGCCAGCAACGAGCTGCCGGACCACCTGGAGATACTGCTGCGGTTTCTGGCCCATCTTGAACAACACGAGCGCCCCGCCTTCCTGCGCAGCCAGATGCTGGCAGGTCTGCACAAGCTGGAACAGGCCTTTGCACAGCGTTCTGACTGCCCGTGGGCCTATACCATTGCGGCAACCGGCGCGATCTGCGCTGCTGACTGCGAGGAGGTGACGTCATGCTGA
- a CDS encoding respiratory nitrate reductase subunit gamma, with translation MLNTLVFVILPYVALTLVLAVTPYRLFSNRLRWSSYSTQFLERKALYWGINPWHYGIIPVLAAHLFAVIFPETTSRLVGDPTQLLVVEATGLGLGIMALVGSLILLLRRANAPMLNKVTFRADWLALLLLLFQTASGIAVAITNSWGAQWYPATATPYLRSLLMLNPQPEYLIGISTIFTLHVAGAFLLLAVLPFTKLVHLLFLPLDFLKDPPIPYRWHSLPENGKE, from the coding sequence ATGCTGAATACCCTGGTCTTTGTGATCCTGCCCTATGTTGCCCTGACACTGGTGCTGGCGGTCACCCCTTATCGCCTGTTCAGCAACCGTCTGCGCTGGTCGTCCTACTCAACCCAGTTTCTGGAGCGCAAGGCGCTCTACTGGGGGATCAATCCCTGGCACTACGGCATCATTCCGGTGCTGGCAGCCCACCTGTTTGCGGTCATCTTTCCCGAGACTACCTCCCGACTGGTGGGTGATCCGACCCAGCTGCTGGTGGTTGAAGCCACCGGACTGGGTCTTGGCATCATGGCGTTGGTCGGCAGTCTGATCCTGCTGCTGCGACGGGCCAACGCACCGATGCTGAACAAGGTCACCTTCCGGGCCGACTGGCTGGCGCTGCTGCTGCTCTTGTTCCAGACCGCCAGCGGCATTGCGGTGGCGATCACCAACAGCTGGGGGGCCCAGTGGTATCCTGCCACGGCAACCCCCTACCTGCGCTCGCTGCTGATGCTTAACCCGCAACCGGAGTATCTGATCGGCATCTCCACCATCTTTACCCTGCATGTGGCCGGCGCCTTCCTGCTCCTGGCAGTACTACCGTTCACCAAGCTGGTGCATCTGCTGTTTCTGCCGCTGGACTTCCTCAAGGACCCGCCGATTCCGTACCGGTGGCATTCCCTGCCGGAAAACGGCAAAGAATAG
- a CDS encoding MFS transporter, with amino-acid sequence MASQTHKQLSVLTGSTLAFTVCFAVWVMFSIIGIPIKTNLNLNETEFGLLAATPILSGSLIRLPLGMWTDKYGGRIVFLVLMLCTVLPIYVIGDATRYWQFLVLGLFVGVAGGSFSVGISYVARWFSKARQGFAMGIFGAGNAGAAVTKFVAPSLVAAYGWQMVPKVYAVAMLATCGIFWLLTYSDPAHRVSSSVTMRDQLLALKDPRVWRYCQYYAMVFGGYVGLSLWMTKYYISEYGLSIQTAALVAAIFVLPSGVIRALGGWVSDKLGAHAVTNAILWISWVCLFLLSLPQGGFTVKTVQGPATFVVGLNVWVFTVLLFVVGIAWGFGKASVFKHIADEYPKNIGVISGIVGLMGGLGGFVLPIVFGALVDLTGIRSSAFMFLFAMTCLSLVLMFFSSSSRKGSHKLKIAEILE; translated from the coding sequence ATGGCATCCCAGACCCACAAGCAACTTTCAGTACTGACCGGCAGCACGCTGGCCTTCACGGTCTGTTTCGCGGTCTGGGTGATGTTCTCGATCATCGGTATCCCGATCAAGACTAACCTGAATCTGAACGAGACCGAGTTCGGCCTGCTGGCTGCCACCCCGATCCTGTCCGGTTCGTTGATCAGGCTGCCTCTGGGGATGTGGACCGACAAATACGGCGGCCGGATCGTGTTTCTGGTGCTGATGCTCTGCACGGTGCTGCCGATCTATGTCATCGGTGATGCCACCCGGTATTGGCAGTTTCTGGTGCTAGGGCTGTTTGTCGGTGTGGCTGGCGGCTCGTTTTCGGTGGGGATCAGCTACGTGGCCCGCTGGTTCAGCAAGGCCCGTCAAGGGTTTGCCATGGGGATTTTCGGTGCCGGCAATGCCGGGGCTGCCGTGACCAAGTTCGTGGCTCCATCGCTGGTGGCCGCCTACGGCTGGCAGATGGTGCCTAAGGTGTACGCTGTGGCAATGCTGGCCACCTGCGGCATCTTCTGGCTGCTGACCTATTCTGACCCGGCTCACCGGGTCAGTTCATCAGTCACTATGCGTGATCAACTGCTGGCCCTTAAAGATCCGCGGGTCTGGCGCTACTGTCAGTACTACGCCATGGTGTTCGGCGGCTATGTCGGGCTGTCGCTCTGGATGACCAAGTACTACATCAGCGAGTATGGCCTCTCAATCCAGACTGCAGCGTTGGTGGCAGCCATCTTTGTGCTGCCCTCCGGCGTAATCCGCGCCTTGGGCGGTTGGGTCTCGGACAAGCTCGGCGCCCATGCCGTGACTAACGCCATCCTGTGGATATCATGGGTTTGCCTATTCCTGCTTTCGCTACCCCAAGGGGGCTTTACGGTCAAGACGGTGCAAGGACCGGCGACCTTTGTGGTGGGCCTGAATGTCTGGGTATTTACGGTGCTGCTGTTTGTGGTCGGTATCGCCTGGGGATTCGGCAAGGCCTCGGTCTTCAAGCATATTGCCGACGAATACCCCAAGAACATCGGCGTGATCTCCGGGATCGTGGGCTTGATGGGCGGCCTGGGCGGGTTTGTGCTGCCGATTGTGTTCGGCGCCCTGGTAGATCTGACCGGCATCCGCAGTTCAGCCTTCATGTTCCTGTTCGCCATGACCTGCCTGTCGCTGGTGCTGATGTTTTTCAGCAGCTCCAGCCGCAAAGGTTCACACAAACTTAAAATCGCTGAGATTCTCGAATAA
- a CDS encoding NarK family nitrate/nitrite MFS transporter has product MARILSTWTPEDKQFWEQEGKAVASRNLWISIPALLLAFAVWMVWSMVVVKLPDIGFSYTPNQLFWLAALPALSGATLRIFYSFMVPIFGGRRWTAISTASLLLPAIGIGFAVQNPGTSYSTMVILALLCGFGGGNFSSSMSNISFFYPKAQKGTALGMNAGLGNLGVSTMQFLVPVVITFGLFGSLGGEPQLWVKGVVTKQLWLQNAGFVWVPFIVIATIAAWFGMNDIASAKASFSEQAVIFRRKHNWLMCWLYLGTFGSFIGFSAGFALLTKKMFPAIDPTQYAFLGPLVGAIARPIGGWIADKLGGARVTFWTFIGMVLAVFGVLASMPTAASAGSFIMFMVMFMLLFTLTGVGNASTFRMIPIIYLTEHQRAATGRDEAQVNVDAAKEAAAALGFAGALGAYGGFFIPKSFGTSLAMTGSPNAALYGFIIFYVSCIIMTWWYYSRKNAPMPC; this is encoded by the coding sequence ATGGCACGCATACTTAGCACGTGGACACCTGAAGACAAGCAGTTCTGGGAACAGGAAGGCAAGGCAGTTGCCTCCCGGAACCTCTGGATATCGATACCGGCTCTGCTGTTGGCCTTCGCCGTCTGGATGGTCTGGTCGATGGTGGTGGTGAAGCTGCCGGACATCGGCTTCAGCTATACGCCGAACCAGTTGTTCTGGCTGGCGGCCCTGCCGGCGCTCTCCGGCGCTACCCTGCGTATCTTCTACTCCTTCATGGTGCCGATCTTCGGCGGACGGCGCTGGACCGCCATCAGCACCGCCTCGCTGCTGCTGCCAGCCATCGGCATCGGTTTTGCGGTGCAGAATCCAGGTACCAGCTACAGCACCATGGTAATCCTGGCACTGCTGTGCGGCTTCGGCGGCGGCAACTTCTCCTCCAGCATGTCCAATATCAGCTTCTTCTACCCCAAGGCCCAGAAGGGCACCGCACTGGGGATGAACGCCGGGCTGGGCAACCTGGGGGTCAGCACCATGCAGTTTCTGGTGCCGGTGGTAATCACCTTCGGCCTGTTCGGCTCGTTGGGCGGAGAACCGCAGTTGTGGGTCAAAGGGGTAGTCACCAAGCAGCTCTGGCTGCAGAACGCCGGCTTTGTCTGGGTGCCGTTCATCGTGATTGCCACCATCGCAGCCTGGTTCGGCATGAATGATATCGCCTCGGCCAAGGCATCCTTCAGCGAACAGGCGGTGATCTTCAGGCGCAAGCATAACTGGCTGATGTGCTGGCTCTACCTGGGGACCTTCGGCTCCTTCATCGGTTTTTCAGCCGGCTTTGCCCTGCTTACCAAAAAGATGTTCCCGGCTATCGACCCCACCCAGTACGCCTTTCTGGGACCGCTCGTGGGCGCGATTGCCCGGCCGATCGGCGGCTGGATCGCGGACAAACTGGGCGGCGCCAGGGTCACCTTCTGGACCTTCATCGGCATGGTGCTGGCGGTCTTCGGCGTGCTGGCCTCCATGCCAACAGCCGCGAGCGCCGGCAGCTTTATCATGTTCATGGTTATGTTCATGCTGCTTTTCACCCTGACCGGCGTTGGCAATGCCTCTACCTTCCGGATGATCCCGATAATCTACCTGACCGAGCATCAACGTGCCGCGACCGGTCGTGATGAGGCCCAGGTTAATGTCGACGCTGCCAAGGAAGCGGCTGCGGCGCTCGGTTTTGCAGGAGCATTGGGGGCCTATGGCGGTTTCTTCATCCCCAAGAGTTTCGGTACATCGCTGGCCATGACCGGCAGCCCCAACGCCGCACTGTACGGTTTCATCATCTTTTATGTCAGTTGTATTATCATGACCTGGTGGTATTACAGCCGCAAGAACGCCCCGATGCCCTGTTAA
- a CDS encoding PAS domain-containing protein — MEQLETFLHQTLNESQDAILIADREGIIRYWNAGAERILGFTAAEAIGQSLDLFIPEKLRGRHWEGYHRVMASGETKYKTGLLSSPGIRKDGSQVSLEFSMVLLHDEQGTMQGCASIMRDVTERWLKEKELKKRLTECETKLVAS, encoded by the coding sequence ATGGAACAGCTTGAAACCTTTCTGCACCAAACCCTGAACGAATCCCAGGACGCCATTCTGATTGCCGACCGGGAGGGGATCATCCGCTACTGGAATGCCGGCGCCGAGCGGATCCTGGGATTTACTGCCGCCGAGGCAATCGGCCAATCATTGGACCTGTTTATTCCGGAAAAACTGCGGGGACGTCACTGGGAAGGCTACCATCGGGTGATGGCCAGCGGCGAGACCAAGTATAAGACCGGCCTGCTCTCGTCACCCGGTATCCGCAAGGACGGCAGCCAGGTCTCGCTGGAGTTCAGCATGGTGCTGTTGCATGACGAACAGGGAACCATGCAGGGCTGCGCCTCGATTATGCGGGATGTGACCGAGCGCTGGCTAAAGGAAAAGGAGCTTAAAAAACGGCTGACAGAGTGCGAAACGAAGCTCGTAGCCAGCTAA